Proteins encoded by one window of Salvia splendens isolate huo1 chromosome 7, SspV2, whole genome shotgun sequence:
- the LOC121742560 gene encoding potassium transporter 4-like, producing the protein MSRIDIEPEEDSNDLPPQMAAGEAQEPSHLRGQDRGDQTSWMGRNTRELPWKCIPVPIALAYQSFGVVYGDLSTSPLYVYRSIFSGMSHHHQDTDTIFGAFSLIFWTLTLIPLLKYIIIILSADDNGEGGTFALYSLLCRHGKFSLLPNQQAADEELSAYKYGSSGQCTPSLALKRSIEKRKNLRTVLLLVVLLGAGMLIGDGVVTPAMSVMSAVSGLQAAHTKLPSGGVRLICCVILVGLFALQHSGTHKVGILFAPVVVIWLISIFAIGLYNIIWWNPKIVIALSPHYIFKYFAQTGTDGWFSLGGVLLSITGTEAMFADLGHFSATSIRMAFILLVYPCLVVQYMGQAAFLSKNMDSIQNSFYDSVPDGFFWPVLIIATLAAIVASQAIISATFSIIKQCNALSCFPRVKVVHTSKQIEGQIYIPEINWILMILTLAVAIGFKDTDTIGNAYGLAVMSVMFITTFLMALVMIFVWQRSIMVAALFLISFWIIEGAYLGAALTKVPQGGWVSLILALFFMFIMFVWHYGTRKKYNFDLHNKVPLKWILGLGPSLGIVRVPGIGLVYSELATGVPAIFSHFVTNLPAFHNVLVFVCVKSVPVPYVAPEERFLIGRICPRPYRMYRCIVRYGYKDLQGDDGNFENLLIQSIAEFIQMEAVEPQFATPDSVSYDGRMAVISSQACSSSNLLVSNEDDFDTISTMQSSKSLTLQSLRSGYDEENPQIRRRRVRFQVPESPAMDPAVREELKDLIEAKEAGVAYIMGHSYVKARRSSSFLKKLVVDFGYSFLRKNCRGPSVALHIPHISLIEVGMIYHV; encoded by the exons ATGAGCCGAATAGATATTGAACCTGAGGAAGACAGCAATGATTTGCCACCACAAATGGCAGCGGGTGAGGCTCAGGAACCGAGCCATCTTCGTGGACAAGACAGGGGAGATCAAACTTCCTGGATGGGTAGGAACACGAGAGAGTTACCATGGAAG TGTATTCCGGTCCCTATAGCACTAGCATATCAGAGCTTTGGGGTGGTATATGGAGATCTGAGCACTTCACCACTATATGTATACAGAAGTATATTTTCTGGGATGTCACATCATCATCAGGATACTGATACAATATTTGGGGCATTTTCTTTAATCTTTTGGACCTTAACTCTGATCCCATTGCTCAAATATATCATTATTATTCTCAGCGCTGACGATAACGGTGAAG GTGGGACATTTGCTCTGTACTCCCTGCTTTGTCGACACGGAAAGTTCAGTCTTCTTCCTAATCAACAAGCAGCTGATGAGGAGCTTTCAGCATACAAATATGGTTCATCGGGACAGTGTACTCCATCTTTAGCACTGAAGAGATCTATAGAGAAGCGCAAAAATTTGCGAACCGTTTTGTTGCTTGTAGTCTTATTGGGTGCTGGCATGTTAATAGGTGATGGTGTAGTTACTCCTGCAATGTCAG TAATGTCAGCAGTATCAGGGCTTCAAGCTGCTCACACAAAGCTGCCCTCAG GTGGTGTGCGGTTAATCTGTTGCGTCATATTGGTTGGACTATTTGCTTTGCAGCACAGTGGCACGCATAAGGTTGGCATCTTGTTTGCCCCGGTAGTTGTCATCTGGTTAATATCAATTTTCGCCATTGGTCTGTATAATATCATATGGTGGAACCCAAAAATCGTGATTGCTCTTTCTCCACATTATATCTTCAAATACTTTGCTCAAACCGGTACAGATGGATGGTTTTCACTTGGAGGGGTTCTCTTGTCTATAACAG GTACTGAAGCTATGTTTGCAGATCTTGGTCATTTCTCTGCAACCTCAATAAGG ATGGCATTTATTTTACTAGTGTACCCTTGCTTGGTAGTCCAATATATGGGCCAAGCTGCTTTTCTATCAAAGAACATGGATTCCATTCAAAATAGCTTCTACGATTCAGTTCCTG ATGGTTTTTTCTGGCCCGTACTTATTATCGCCACCCTTGCTGCTATTGTTGCTAGTCAGGCTATTATTTCAGCAACATTCTCTATTATTAAGCAATGCAATGCACTCAGTTGCTTCCCGCGTGTGAAGGTTGTTCACACCTCAAAACAAATTGAGGGGCAGATTTATATACCAGAAATCAACTGGATCctcatgattcttactcttgcTGTGGCCATTGGCTTCAAAGACACAGACACTATCGGGAATGCGTATG GCCTAGCTGTGATGTCAGTGATGTTTATTACGACTTTTCTGATGGCACTTGTCATGATCTTCGTGTGGCAAAGGAGTATAATGGTTGCTGCTTTGTTTCTCATTTCCTTTTGGATCATTGAAGGTGCATACCTGGGTGCAGCATTGACAAAAGTTCCTCAGGGCGGGTGGGTTTCCCTTATTCTCGCTCTCTTCTTTATGTTCATCATGTTCGTCTGGCACTACGGAACTCGCAAAAAGTACAACTTTGATTTACACAACAAGGTTCCCTTGAAATGGATTCTCGGTCTCGGCCCCAGCCTTGGTATTGTGCGTGTGCCCGGAATAGGCCTTGTGTACTCAGAGCTGGCGACAGGAGTGCCTGCAATCTTCTCACACTTTGTAACAAATCTCCCTGCTTTTCACAATGTTCTGGTATTTGTCTGTGTCAAATCTGTTCCAGTGCCGTACGTGGCACCCGAGGAGCGCTTTCTTATTGGACGCATCTGCCCCAGACCATACCGGATGTACCGTTGCATCGTCAGGTATGGATACAAGGACTTGCAGGGAGATGATGGCAACTTTGAAAACCTCCTGATTCAGAGCATAGCAGAGTTTATCCAAATGGAAGCTGTAGAGCCTCAGTTCGCGACACCTGACTCCGTGTCGTACGACGGGAGGATGGCCGTCATAAGTTCCCAAGCATGTTCTTCCTCCAATCTCCTTGTGTCCAATGAAGATGACTTTGATACTATAAGTACCATGCAGAGCAGCAAATCTTTAACCCTGCAGAGCTTAAGGTCAGGTTATGACGAGGAGAATCCGCAGATCAGGAGGCGGCGCGTGCGATTTCAGGTGCCTGAGAGCCCGGCTATGGATCCGGCAGTCAGGGAGGAGCTTAAAGACTTGATCGAGGCAAAAGAGGCTGGTGTTGCATACATAATGGGGCACTCATACGTGAAGGCGAGGCGGTCGTCTTCGTTTTTGAAGAAACTAGTCGTGGATTTTGGGTATTCGTTTCTGCGTAAGAACTGCAGGGGTCCTTCAGTGGCGCTGCACATTCCTCACATCAGCTTGATCGAAGTAGGCATGATATATCATGTCTGA
- the LOC121742559 gene encoding copper-transporting ATPase HMA4-like — protein METNRKDDLNSPLLQHRDDVVVAISEKTRTLVFKVVGITCASCVASIESALGGIEGVQSVMVSVLQGRAVVKYVPEIISAKRIKEAVEDTGFEVADFPEQDNAMCRVKIKGMACTSCSESVERALRMVDGIKKAVVGLALGEAKIHFDPNITDTNHIIQAIEEDAGFGAELISSGNDLSKLYLKLGGSTSSDDFTTIQRSLESLEGVNHIEVDPGQQIVIISYEPNVVGPRSLIQCIQEAGDGSNTYQATLYTPPREGEMERQQEILMYRNQFLWSCLFSVPIFVSSMVLPMLPPSGDWLEYKVFNMLNIGMLLRWILCTPVQFVIGKRFYAGSYNALKRKSANMDVLVALGTNAAYFYSIYVMIKALSSDSFEGQDFFETSSMLISFILLGKYLEVLAKGKTSDALAKLTELAPETACLLTLDSAGNLISETEIDTKLIEKNDILKIVPGAKIPVDGLVIDGQCHVNESMITGEALPVSKGPGDKVIGGTVNENGYIRVKATHVGSETTLSQIVELVEAAQLAKAPVQKLADQIAKVFVPIVVLAAFLTWLGWFIPGETGLYPRSWIPTSMDAFEFALEFAISVLVIACPCALGLATPTAVMVATGKGASLGVLIKGGNALQNAHKIKTIVFDKTGTLTVGKPAVVSFQLFSVISEEEFCGMTIAAEINSEHPIAKAVVEHTRLLRQKHGFENDQLTEVKDFKVHPGAGVSGKIGEKAILVGNRRLMQMFNVPIGVEVDTYVSENEHLARTCVLVAVEETIAGGFAVTDPVKPEASLVISYLRSMHISSVMVTGDNWATATAIGSQVGIDKVFAETDPLGKADKIKELQLQGASVAMVGDGINDSPALVAADVGMAIGAGTDVAIEAADIVLMKSNLEDVVTAIDLSRKTMSRIRLNYMWALGYNILGVPVAAGVMYPLIGIRLPPWLASACMAASSVSVVCSSLLLQYYNKPLHAKVG, from the exons atggaaacaaaCAGGAAAGATGATCTGAATTCGCCGCTTTTACAGCATCGAGACGATGTCGTCGTTGCTATCAGCGAGAAGACAAGGACGCTAGTCTTCAAAGTTGTAGGCATAACATGTGCGTCTTGTGTGGCTTCGATTGAGTCCGCACTTGGAGGAATTGAAGGCGTGCAGAGCGTGATGGTGTCCGTGCTTCAAGGCCGGGCTGTCGTGAAGTATGTGCCGGAAATTATCTCT GcaaaaaggataaaagaagcagTGGAAGACACAGGTTTTGAAGTTGCTGATTTTCCTGAGCAAGATAATGCAATGTGCAGGGTTAAGATTAAGGGAATGGCATGCACGAGCTGCTCGGAGTCTGTAGAGCGCGCTCTACGGATGGTTGATGGAATTAAAAAAGCAGTTGTTGGCTTAGCTCTTGGTGAAGCTAAAATCCATTTTGACCCAAATATTACAGACACTAATCATATCATTCAAGCAATCGAAGAAGATGCTGGCTTTGGGGCTGAGCTCATTAGCTCCGGCAATGATTTGAGTAAATTATACTTAAAATTGGGAGGAAGTACCTCTTCAGACGATTTTACCACCATTCAGAGGTCGCTTGAGTCCCTGGAAGGTGTAAATCATATTGAAGTGGACCCGGGACAGCAGATTGTGATCATTAGTTATGAGCCAAATGTTGTTGGTCCAAGATCTCTGATACAGTGCATTCAGGAAGCAGGTGATGGATCCAATACATATCAAGCAACTTTGTACACTCCACCAAGAGAGGGAGAAATGGAAAGGCAGCAAGAAATATTGATGTACCGGAATCAATTCTTATGGAGTTGCCTATTTTCAGTCCCTATATTTGTGTCCTCTATGGTACTCCCTATGCTTCCTCCTTCTGGAGATTGGCTTGAGTACAAGGTTTTTAATATGCTTAACATAGGCATGCTGTTAAGATGGATCCTTTGTACACCTGTGCAGTTTGTCATTGGCAAAAG GTTTTATGCTGGATCATATAATGCTCTCAAACGAAAATCTGCAAATATGGATGTTCTTGTTGCATTGGGTACCAACGCTGCATACTTTTACTCTATATATGTAATGATAAAAGCATTGTCTTCAGACTCATTTGAGGGCCAGGATTTCTTTGAGACTAGTTCCATGTTGATATCTTTCATTCTCTTGGGGAAATACCTTGAGGTTTTGGCAAAGGGGAAGACGTCAGATGCTTTAGCAAAGTTGACAGAGCTAGCCCCTGAAACGGCTTGCCTTTTAACCCTTGATTCTGCAGGAAATCTCATTTCGGAAACTGAAATTGATACAAAACTTATAGAAAAGAATGACATACTAAAGATTGTTCCTGGTGCAAAAATTCCCGTAGATGGACTTGTCATTGATGGTCAATGTCATGTGAATGAAAGCATGATCACAGGCGAGGCTCTCCCAGTTTCTAAAGGACCTGGTGATAAG GTAATTGGAGGAACAGTTAATGAAAATGGGTATATACGTGTTAAGGCCACTCATGTTGGTTCAGAAACAACACTTTCACAAATCGTAGAGCTGGTTGAAGCTGCTCAACTGGCAAAGGCACCTGTTCAGAAATTGGCTGATCAGATAGCTAAGGTTTTTGTTCCCATT GTTGTCTTAGCTGCTTTTTTAACATGGCTGGGATGGTTTATTCCTGGAGAAACTGGGTTATACCCTAGAAGCTGGATACCCACTTCTATGGATGCCTTTGAGTTTGCATTGGAGTTTGCTATTTCAGTGTTGGTGATAGCCTGCCCTTGTGCCCTGGGATTAGCAACTCCTACTGCAGTGATGGTTGCCACTGGCAAAGGTGCTTCTCTTGGTGTCCTAATTAAAGGGGGCAATGCCCTTCAAAATGCACACAAG ATCAAGACTATTGTCTTCGACAAAACTGGGACGCTGACAGTTGGAAAACCAGCCGTAGTTAGTTTCCAGCTCTTCTCTGTAATTTCTGAGGAAGAATTTTGTGGCATGACTATTGCTGCAGAG ATAAACAGTGAGCATCCAATAGCAAAAGCTGTGGTGGAACATACTAGGTTGTTACGTCAGAAGCATGGATTCGAGAATGATCAATTAACTGAGGTGAAGGATTTCAAGGTGCACCCAGGAGCTGGCGTGAGTGGGAAAATTGGAGAAAAAGCAATCCTAGTAGGAAACAGGAGGCTTATGCAAATGTTTAACGTACCAATTGGTGTCGAAGTGGATACTTATGTTTCAGAAAATGAGCATCTTGCTCGGACTTGCGTTCTCGTTGCTGTTGAAGAAACAATTGCTGGAGGTTTTGCTGTAACTGACCCCGTTAAGCCTGAAGCTTCTCTCGTGATATCTTATCTGCGGTCCATGCATATATCGAGTGTAATGGTTACAGGTGATAACTGGGCTACAGCTACTGCAATAGGCAGTCAGGTAGGCATCGACAAGGTGTTTGCAGAGACAGATCCTCTTGGAAAAGCAGACAAGATAAAGGAGTTGCAG CTGCAAGGCGCAAGTGTGGCAATGGTGGGAGACGGGATCAACGACTCACCAGCATTGGTAGCAGCTGATGTTGGTATGGCAATTGGGGCGGGGACTGATGTGGCCATAGAAGCGGCTGACATCGTTCTGATGAAGAGCAATTTGGAGGACGTGGTAACTGCTATAGATCTGTCAAGGAAGACGATGTCGAGAATCCGTCTAAACTACATGTGGGCGCTGGGATACAACATTCTTGGTGTGCCGGTTGCAGCAGGGGTTATGTACCCTCTAATTGGCATACGTCTCCCTCCATGGCTTGCTAGTGCATGCATGGCGGCTTCTTCCGTGAGCGTTGTTTGTTCGTCGCTCTTGCTGCAGTACTACAATAAACCTCTACATGCTAAAGTTGGTTGA